Part of the Acidimicrobiales bacterium genome is shown below.
CCCAGGAGCCCGAGCCGGGGTCAGTTCGGGTGTTCACCTCGGACCGGGCCCTCCGCCAAGAGGCGGAGCGGCTCGGCGCAGCCGTGGCGGGGGCTGGGACCCTCCTCACCCAGCTCGACGAGCTGGCCGGCTGAGCGTGCTGGCGCAGGGTCGCCCCGGCGGGACCGCGCCAGGGCAGCCCCGCAGTCGTCATCTTCCGGCCCGGCTGCACCAGCCCGCTTCGGGCCTCTAGCCTGGTGGGCACCGCAGTGGAAGGAGATGCGTGTGCTCGCCAATATCGCCGGGCCCGACCTCTTCATAGTCCTGGCCGTGGTCGCGCTGCTCTTTGGCGGGACCCAGCTTCCGAAGCTGGCCCGCTCACTGGGATCGGCGTCCCACGAGTTCCGCAAGGGCGTCGAAGAGGGGGGCCACGCGGAGGACAAGGCGACGGACGACAAGGCCGAGGGCAAGGGCAAGGCCCAGGAAAAGGCCACGACGGAGGACAAGGGGCAGGCAAGTACCTAGGCGGTCCCAGTCCGATCTGGCACAGTCCAATCGGGCACAGTCCGATCGCGCCCGGTCCGAACGGGCCGGACTTCCGTTCGGGCTTCATCAGGGGGCCGAGTACGTCTTCGCCGCGCTCCTGGTCGAGACTTCACTGCACGTACGCGGACCCATGGGAAAGGTCCTCCTAGCTGCCGCCGCCTATCTGGTGGCGATGGCCCTGCTGTCCCGGGGCCCCCTCGGCCTGGTCCACATCGTGGGCCCCCGCCTCCACCAGGGCCTCGATCTGGTGCTGGTCATCGGTCTGGCCGTCTCGCCGGTCATAGCCAGGAACGACCTCGACGTGGCGGGGGTCATCGTGGCCGAGGCGCTCGCCATCATCCTCCTCCGGTTGGCCTTTCGCACCCGCTACGTCCCGGCCGCCGCCGCCGTCGGCACCGGGGGAGCAGCCACCCGGGCTGTTCCGGCGTCCAGGGAGCCGGGCCGCGCCCCCGTCTCGGAGGGCAGCGGCAGTGCTGGGCCTCCTGGCGAGGCGGCGCAGTCGCCGGCAGCGAGTGCCGGCGACGGGGCTGCCGCCCCCTCTGCTCGCCGTTCACCACGAACAGCAGAGGGCGGGAACGGGTCCCCCTCTGGGCCTGCGGCGCCGCCGGCGACACAGCGCCCCGTGCCCACGACGGCCTGGACGCTGGGGGTCCTGGCAGCACGGGCCCGCCGACGAAGGGCCGGTCCGGACCGCGCCCTGGGCGAAGGGGCTCGCAGGCTCGGCACGGCGCTGGGGCGCGCCAACCGGCGGCGAACTGACTGACGCGAGCCCTCTATGAGGCGAGCGCTACTGGGCGAACCACGTCTGCATGGTCTGGGCGAAGAACATGTCGCCAGTGAGCTTGAGCTTGCCCGACATGAAGGCCTGCATGCCGTCGAGCTTGCCCGACACGAAGCGCACGAAGTCGGCCAAGGCCAGCCCCAGGGTGACCCGAGGAGACTCGCCGGCGCCCTTGGCCACCGAGCACGCTCCGTTGTCCACCTTGAACTGGTAGCTGCGGGTCCCGTCAGGAGTGGCGATGTCCCACTGGACGAGGGCCGACTGGCCGGCCGCCTTCTCGGGGAGGAAGGCCTCCTGCATCCCCTCGAAGATCTGGTCCAGCACGGTGTCCACGCCGGTCGCGGAGACGAACTCGTTGATCTCCTCGTCCGACCTTCCATCCACGAGCTCAGCCAGCTGCTCCCGGCCCAGCTGCTCGGCGTTCTCGGCCATGGACGCTCCTCCTGCTCGTCGGTAGCGGCGAATCCTAGGATCTCGATGGTCGGGGCCACAACGGTCCGGCGTGCGCCCGCCCGGGAGGCGGCGCAGGAAACAACTATCGGGGGCGACGATGACGAACAGCGTGCTGGAGACGGCCGACCGCCTGTGGCGCGGTGAGGCGGACATCGCCGAGCAGCATCAGTTCTTTCCCGACACGAGCCTGACGGAGATCGCCGACGGGGTGGTCTTCGTGCGCTCCTTCGCCAACGTCAGCGCCGTGGCCACCGGCGAGGGGCTGGTGCTCGTCGACACGGGCAGCCCGTTCTTCGCCCTCGCCATTCATAGCCAGCTGCGGCGGTGGTCGGCCGACCGCCTGCACACGGCCATCTATTCGCACGGCCACATCGACCACGTGTTCGGCGTCGGTCCCTTCGAGGAGGACGCCCGGTCGAACAGCTGGCCCGCACCGACCGTGGTGAGCCATGAGGCCCTCCCCCCGCGCTTCGACCGCTACCTGCTGACCGCCGGCTACAACGGCATCGTCAACCAGCGCCAGTTCCAGGCGCCCGACCTCGTGTGGCCGACGAGCTACCGCTACCCCGACCACACCTATCGCGAGCAGATGAGCCTCGAGATCGGCGGGCTGCTGTTCGAGCTGCATCACGACCGGGGGGAGACCGACGACCACACCTGGACCTGGATCCCCGAGCGCCGCGTGCTGTGCTGCGGTGACTTCTTCATCTGGGCGTCACCCAACGCCGGCAATCCGCAGAAGGTCCAGCGCTACCCGAGCGAGTGGGCGGCGGCGCTGCGCAAGATGGCCGCGCTCGGTCCCGAGGTGCTCCTGCCTGGCCACGGCTTCCCGATCGTCGGCGCCGACCGGGTCGCCCGGGCCCTCACCGACACGGCCGAGCTTCTCGAGAGCCTGCACGACCAGACCGTGGCCCTCATGAACCAGGGAGCCCGGCTCGACGAGGTGATCCACAGCGTCGCCGCCCCCCGCCATCTCCTCGAGCGACCGTACCTCCACGCCATCTACGACGAGCTCGAGTTCGTGGTCCGCAACACCTGGCGCCTGTACGGCGGCTGGTACGACGGCAACCCGGCCATGCTCAAGCCTGCCCCCGAGGCCGACCTGGCCGGGGAGCTGGCCGATCTGGCCGGCGGGGCCCAGCGGCTGGCCGATCGGGCCCGACAGCTCGCCGAGGCCGGCGATCTCCGACTGGCTGGCCATCTGGCCGAGGCCGCGGCGCTCGCCGCCCCCGCGGATCCCGAGGTGCACCGGGCTCGAGCTGAGGTGTACGAGCGACGGGTGGCCCACGAGGACTCGGTCATGTCGAGGGGCATCTTCGGCTGGGCCGCCGCCGAGTCGCGCCGCCTGGCGCAGGGGTGACGCGGGTCCCCTTCGGCATCCCCCGAAAAAGGCAGGGAGTGGGCCGAAAGGGGCGAATATACACACGCAATGACTCGTCGCTCGGTCTTCCGTCGCGCCGGGGTCGTCGCCTCTGTCTTCGCAACGCTTCCCGTCCTGGCGTGGGCCTGCTCCGCCTCGGGTACCCCCGCAGCCCCCAACGACCCGTTCTGGCCCCAGCAGTGGAACATGACCCAGATCGGTCTACCGGCGGCGTGGGGCGCGAGCACCGGCCGGGGCGTGCGCATCGGGATCGTCGACTCGGGAGTCGACCTCGGTCACCAGGATCTGACCGGCAAGGTCGTCGCCGGCACCAACTGCATCAACTCCGGCGGGGACTCCACCAAGTGCAACGGGAGCCCCCAGGACGACAACGGGCACGGGACGCACGTGTCGGGGATCGCCGCCGCCTCGACGAACAACGGGCTGGGAGTGGCGGGCACCGCGCCGGACGCCCAGCTGGTCGTGGCGAAGGTCCTTGACGCCCGTGGGTCGGGCAACTTCTCCGACGTCAACGCCGGCATCATGTGGGTCGTCGACCATGGCGCCCGGGTGGTGAACCTGAGCCTGGGTGACTCCACGCCGATCGTCCCCGGCCTGCTGGGGCAGAACTCGCTGGAAACCGGCATCGAGTACGCCTGGAGCCACGGGGCAGTGCCGGTGCTGGCCTCAGGCAACACCAACTACTTCGGTCTCGGCAGCCAGAACTACGGCAACACCGACGCCGTCGTGGTCGGAGCCACGGGGTCCAACGGCCAGCCGACCAGCTATTCGAGTCCGCCCGGCAATGCCAAGTGGTCGTTGGTCGCGCCGGGCGGTGCGGGCTACGACTCAACCGGCCAGCCGACCTGCGACGGCGCCGCCCGGGCCCAGTGCATCATCTCGACCTACTGGAGCTCGGGCCAGGCCAACTCCTACGGCTATGACGAGGGAACATCCATGGCGACCCCGCACGTGACGGGGACGGTGGCACTGCTCCTGGCGATGGGGCGAACCCCGACCCAGGCGGTGTCGGACCTCCTGTCCTCGGCCAACAAGGCAACGGCCTGCGGGTCCGGCTGCGCCGGCCGCCTCGACGCCTCCAGCGCAGTCGGTGCCGGTCCCGCCCCCGCGGCGCCGTCGGGGCCCGCCGGCGGCTCGTCCGGCCACGCGGCCACCTCAGGGGCGGCCTCCGCCCGACCCGCAGGCTCCGGATCCACGGGCACCCAGGCGCCGCGGCCGGGAACATCCCCCACGGTGTCAGCCATCGCCAGCCCGCCGCCCGGCTCCCGGGCGAGCGCAGCCGGGAACCTGGGCATCCCGACCGCCGGCCAGGGTCGCGATGGCCGAATGTCCGGCGCCGCCGGCGTCCTCGCCGTGGTCACCTTCCTCGTGGCCGGGTTCACCGCGGCCTTCCGGGTCCGGCGGCAGTTGCGGGGCTGAGCCGTCCGACGCGGCCCGTACCAGCCGGACGACGTGGGCTGTGACCAGCGGCGAAGTGCGGGCCCCTCCGGCTTTCGATTTCGCCGGCACGTCCCGCTAGATTGCCCCGCGTGATCCGCGAGCTTCGCCGGGCGGGTGGCCACGGCTCCTCTTCGCGACGGGGACTCTGGGCGGCAATCGGGCTGCTCCTCGTCGCCATCTCCGGCTCCGCCTGCACCATCCCCACCTTCGGTGCCTTCAAGGGCGCGACGGACCAGGGCCATGCCGCGTTCCACATGTGGGAGTGGTCCCTCCTCGCCGCCATGGGCGTCGGGGCCATCGTGTGGATACTCATCTTCTGGTCGATCATCCGCTACCGGAAGCGGGGCGACGAGCTCCCCAAGCAGATCCGCTACAGCACCCCCGTGGAGATCGTCTACACCATTGTCCCGATCCTCATCGTGATAGGGCTCTTCTACTTCACGGTCATCGTGGAGGACCGGATCGACGCCGTGAGCCCCACTCCGGCGGTGACAGTGAAGGTCACCGGCTATCAGTGGGGGTGGCGCTTCGACTACCAGGGATCGGGGGTGTCGCTGGTCCCGTCGCCCAACCACCCGGCCCAGCTCGTGCTGCCGGTCGGCGTGAGCACGAGGATCAATCTCGTCTCCAACGACGTGGTGCACGGCTTCTACATTCCAGCGTTCAACTTCAGCCGGTACGCCCAGCCCGGAGTGACCAACACCTTCGACTTCAACCCCACCGAGAGCGGGACTTTCATCGGTCGGTGCGCGCAGTACTGCGGGCTCTACCATTCGCAAATGCTGTTCAGCGTCAAGACGGTGAGCCGGGGTCAGTTCAGGACCTGGCTGGCCGGCCAGACCTCGGGAGCGGCGGCATGACGATCATCGGCGAGCGTCCGGCGACCATCGTTCACGAGCCTGACCACGAGGCCGAGCCCTCGGGGATCTACAAGTGGCTCACGAGCACCGACCACAAGGTCATCGGCAAGAGCTACCTGATCACCTCGTTCCTCTTCTTCCTCCTGGCCGGCGTCCTGGCCATGGTCATGCGCACCCAGCTGACCGAGCCCAACAGCACCATCGTGAGCCAGCACGCGTACAACGAGCTGTTCACGATGCACGGCAGCCTGATGATGTACCTGTTCGCCGGGCCGTTCGCCTTCGGCGGCTTCGCCAACGTCATCGTGCCGCTCCAGGTGGGCGCCCCGGACATGGCCTTCCCCCGCCTGAACGCCCTGTCGTACTGGCTGTACCTGAGCGGCGGGCTCATGATGATCTCGGGCTTCTTCACCGCCAGCGGCGCCGCCGACTTCGGCTGGGTGGCCTACGCGCCCCTCTCCAACGTGACGAGCACGCCAGGGGCGGGCCCGGACCTGTGGATCATGGCGCTGATCCTGACCGGGTTCTCGGCCATCTTCACCGGGGTCAACATCATCACCACCACGTTCTACCTGCGGGCGCCGGGCATGACGATGTTCCGCGTCCCGATCTTCACCTGGAACATGGTCGTCACCGGGATCCTGATCCTCATCGCCTTCCCCGTCCTCACCAGCGCCCTCGTGCTGCTCATGGCCGACCGCCACTTGGGCACCCACGTCTTCACAGTGCAAGGCGGTGGTGTGCCCGTGCTCTGGCAGCATCTCTTCTGGTACTTCGGGCACCCGGAGGTGTACATCCTCGCCTTGCCCTACTTCGGGATCGTGACGGAGATCCTGCCCGTCTTCTCCCGAAAGCCTGTCTTCAGCTACAAGGGCCTCGTCTTCGCGACCATGGCGATCGCGGGGCTGTCCACCGGTGTGTGGGCCCACCACATGTTCACCACGGGAGTGGTCCTGCTCCCATTCTTCAGCGGGCTCTCCTACCTCATCGCGGTGCCCACGGGGATCAAGTTCTTCGCGTGGATCGGGACGATGTGGCGCGGCCAGCTCACGTTCGAGACGCCGATGCTGTTCGCCATCGGGTTCCTGGTGACGTTCCTGCTCGGCGGCCTCTCGGGCGTGCTCCTGGCCTCGCCGCCGGTCGACTTCTTCGTCCACGACACCTACTTCGTGGTGGCCCACTTCCACAACGTGCTGTTCGGGACGGCGGTGTTCGCAGGCTTCGCCGGGATCTACTACTGGTATCCCAAGATCACCGGGCGCAAGCTCCACGAGGGGTGGGGCAAGTGGCACTTCTGGCTGACGCTGGTCGGGTTCACCGTCACGTTCATGCCCCAGTACCTGCTCGGGCTCAAGGGCATGCCCCGCCGCATCGCCGTGTACTCGCCCACCGACGGGTTCACCTTCCTCAGCCGCATCTCGACGGCGGGGGCCTACATCCTGTTCCTGTCCGTGGTGTGCCTCCTGATCAACTTCTACGTCTCCTGGCGCCGACCGATACCCGCCGGTCCCAATCCGTGGGACGGGCACACCCTGGAGTGGGCAGCCGACTCGCCGCCCGCACACCACAATTTCGAGCGGCTCCCCCTCATCCGGTCCGAGCGCCCGGTGTGGGACATGAACCACGGAGAGCCTGACGCCCCAGGGATCGAGGGACCGACTGGGGTCACGGTTTGATGAGCAACGTCCCGCCCGAGGGCACCATCCCGGAGGACAAGGCGTTCACGCGACGCCGGCGGGCCTGGATCGTCGAGGCCCGGTTCCTGGTCGGCGTGGCCGTCTTCTTCGCCGCCGTCTGCGCCATGTACTGGTTCGGGTCCTACGAGAACGCAGGGACCGTCCTGCTCGTCTTCACCGCCTTCCTTGGTCTCCTCCCCGGGGGCTACCTGCTGTGGTGGTCACGGCGCATGCGCCCTCGGCCGGAGGACCGCGATGATGCTGTCCTCGACGAGGGGGCCGGCCACATCGGCGCTTTTCCCGACTCGAGCATCTGGCCCTTCATCTTCGGCATCGGCGCCGGCGTCTTGGCGTCGGGCTTCGTGTTCGGGGCCTGGCTCTGGGTCCTGGGCGTGAGCATGATCATCTCGGCCATCGTCGGCGTCGTGATCGAGAGCCGCCGCGGCGGCACCGTCTGAGCACGGAGTTCCCGCCGGACGTCGGTGCGGGAGCGTCACCCTCGGCTTGGCCCCGTTCTTTCGAAATGGGGGCCAGCCGAGGTGCCGCTCCCTCGCCTCCTACAAGCGAGGCAGTGGAGCCCGCCCGTCAGAGCGCCCTGAACGCGACACGTTCGCTCATCGACGGCCTCAGCAGCTCCTCAGCAGCTCGTCGCGATCGGGGCACAGAAACCTCGGCGGCGAAGGCGCAAAGGGCCGAGCTCACCGGGCGAGCTGGCCGGCGCATCGGCGGCGATTTCGTAGAACGCCGACGATGCGACCGGGCCAGATCGCCCGCGCGGGCCGGCCGGCGCTGGACGCCGGGGTCAGCTGCTGCCGGCGGGCCGGTGCCGGGGCCGCAGGAGGCCTCCGAACCGGCGCGGAGGCGTGACGCCGGTGGCCTCCGAGCGGTCGGCTCCGACGCCGACCTCCTCCTCGCCGCCCTCCGGCCCACGGCCGCCACCGCGGCGCACCGCCTCTTCCGGCAGCTCCTCGGGCGGCGGCTCGCGGACGTCGTCGCCGGGGTGGATGTCGGCCGGGACCGTCGTGTACCCGCCGTCGGGCGACCGCACGACAACGTTCGAGCGCTTGCGCAGTCCCGCGCTCGGAGCACGCGACAGCTCCTTGCAGATCTGGTACGTCGCCAGGCCCACCACGATGGGAATCGTGGGGGTCCCGATGCGGAACGTCCACAGGACCCCGTTGAGCGACACCTTGAGGGTGTTGGCCAGGACGTCGGTCGAGCTGGCGAAGAACAGCATCACGTAGAACGTAAGGACGCCGACCCCGAGCCCGGTGCGGACAGGTCGATCGCGGGGCCGGTCGAGCAGGTGGTGCTCCTGGGTCTTGTCCTCCGGCCTGAACCTGGCCTCGATGAACGGCCAAGCGTAGAGGATGCCGAAGGTGAGCCCGGGCAGGATGACTGCCGGGTAGAAGGGGGCCGAGATCAGGTACCGGCTGGCGAACTGGGTCTCCCACGCGGGCATGATCCGCAGGGCCCCGTCCAGCCACCCCATGTACCAGTCGGGCTGCACGGCATAGCTGACCTTGAAAGGCTCATAGGAGCCGTAGAGCCAGATGGGGTTGATCTGGAACAGGCCCCCGAGCAGGGCGAGACCGGCGAAGATGATGAAGAAGTACCCGGTCGTCTTGGCCACGTAGGTCGGCCAGAAGGACGACCCCACCACGGTTCGGTTCGTTTTCTCCTTCCCCGGGAAGTCGGTGTGCTTCTGGTGCCACATGATCCCCAGGTGGGCGGCGAGGAGGCCGGCGATCACAGCGGGGATGATGAGGATGTGCAGCGAGTAGAAGCGGGGGATGATGTCGCCGTTGCCGGGGAAGTTGCCGCCCCACAGGAGAAAAGCCCCCCACGTCCCGATGATCGGGATGGACAGGAATATCGAGAAGGCGATGCGCAGGCCCGCGCCCGAGATCTGGTCGTCCGGAAGCGAGTACCCGATAAACCCGTTGACGATGACCAGGATCAGCATGGTGAGCCCGATCATGTAGTTGAGCTCCCGGGGCCGGCGGAAGGCCCCGGTGAAGAAGATCCGGCACAGGTGCACGACCACGGCGGCGGCGAAGATGTCGGCCGCCCAGTGGTGCATCTGACGCATGACCAGGCCGGCCCGCACGTTGAGGCTGAGGTCCACCGTCGACTGGTAGGCCTCCGAGACCCGCTGGCCCCGCAACGGGACATAGCTGCCGTTGTAGACGACCTCGTGGGTCGACGGCACGAAGAACAGCGTGAGGAAGATCCCCGTGATGATGAGGATCACGAAGGAGTACATGGCGATCTCGCCGAGCAGGAAGGACCAGTGGTCGGGGAAGATCTTGTTCAGCGTGGTCTTCCCGAACCGGGCCACACCGAAGCGGTCGTCGACCCACCGCGCCAGCTCGATGGTGCGGTCCTCGACCGAAGGACGCGGCTTGTCGCGTGACTTCATCGTCGGTCGCTTGATCACTATCCCGCCGCCTTGTTCTTCGGTGGGTTCAACGTCGTCGACGTGTTGCGTTCCCAGTACCCCGGACCGACCGGCTCCTGGTAGTCCGACTGGGCCCTCAGGAATCCGTCGCCGTTGTCCATGATCGGGAGCTGGGGTATGAGGCGGGGCGCGGGGCCGAAGATCGGTCGGGCTCCGTTGAGGATCGTGAACACCGACTGGTGGCACGGGCAGAGCAGCTGCTGCACCTGCTGCTGGTACAGGCTCACCGGGCAGCCGGCATGGGTGCACAGCTTGGAGTAGGCGAGGTAGCCGTGTGGTGACCACGTCTCCCGCCCCGGCAGGGTGGTGATGGGCACCGACGACGCTCTGATGAGCAGCGTCTGGGACACGGCATCGCCCTCGTGGCCCTCCGGGAACACGGTCAGCACCCCACCCACGTCGACGTCGTCGGCCATAACCGGATTGCCGTCGATGCGGACCAACCGGGAGCCCGGACGAAACTGGGTGAAGTCCAGCGCGTTCCCCGGCCTCGGATTGTAGAGAGAGCGGATGAACGGGAAGATGCCGACGATCGAGAAGACCGTTATGGCCGCACCGAGCAGCTTGCCGAGGAAGCCTCGTCGCTCGACGGCCACCGCGCCTCTCGAGAAGGCGGCGCCGAAGGCCTCCTTGTCCTCCTCGGTGGTGGGCAGCTCGTGGCGATCCTCGCGGAATGGTCCTTGCGGCATGAGGTACTTGCCCCAGGCGGCGACGCCAATGCCGATGCCGGCCAGGCCCACCCCCAGCAGGGCCCCCTCAGCTTGGGTCTGGCCGCCCAGCGAGTAGATGATGGCCAGGCCGATGGTGGCCAGCACGCTGACGGCGAAGCACAGGGCGACGAAGTTCTCGACCCGGCGCGGGCGCTGGACCGGGATCTCGAGGCGGAGGTCCTCGACCGCCGTGGCCGTGCCACCGCCGGAGCTCGTGCTGCCCGGGCCAGCGCCACCCGCGCCGCCTGAGCTCACCTGCTCGCTCCTGCTCTCATCCTCGCCGCCAGGGCTCACGTTTCAACCTTCTCGGTGGTCTCTGTCCGCGGGGCACCAGGGGCACTCGTACCCGCGTCCGCTGTTGGAGAGGCAGGGGGCCGGCTGTCGGCATCGGGGGCACCGCTCGTGGAGTCTGAACTGTTCGGTCCTGCTCTGATCCCGATCCAGTAGGCCGCGAGTATCAGCACGCCGAGGCCCACCACGATGGCGATGAAGCCCTCCGTCACCGGCCCCACGTGACCCAGCCCGAGGCCTCCCGGGTTGGCAGGATGCTGCAGGTAGGTCACGTAGCGCACGATGTCGTTGACGTTCTGGTCGCTCAGGGTGCCGGGCCCGAACCGCGGCATGTTCCCCGGCCCCGTCCGCATGGCCTCGGCGATCTGCGTCGGCGTCGCCTGGTAGAGGGACGGGGCGAAGGCGCTGTTGGCCAGGGCGTCACCGACCCCGGTGATCACGTGGCAGCCGGCGCAGTTCAGCCCGAACAGGTCGTTGCCGCTCGACTGGCTGGCCGACGCGGTGTTCACGACGGGGATGCCCGGCCCTCCCGCCCCGAAGGACGTGACAAAGGAGACGATGGCGAGCTGTTGGGTCCTGCTGAACAGCACGGGCTTGCGCACCGCCTGGGCGCCCGGGTACGCCAGCGGCATCCGCCCCGTCGAGACCCAGAAGTCGACGGTCGCCGCGCCCACCCCGACCAGGTTGGGGCCCCGGTCGCTCCCCTCGGCGCTCAGCCCGTGGCAGCTGGAGCAGTTGTTGATGAACAGCTGCTGTCCCGTCCCCGCCAGCGCGGTCGGAACCGGCAGCGTCGACGAGGTGGTCGCGGGGTTGGCGACAGAGGTAGGCGTCGATGAGGCCCCGCCTGGAGTGGTGGTCGGAACGGTGGCCGGCTGCGCCCGCGCTGGCGTCGGGCTGCCTCCGAACGACAGCAGGCCCAGGGCGACCACGAAGGCCACCAGGGCAGCGGGGAGGAGGAGTCGATTGCGCATCACGGTCTAGTGGAGGAGGAACAGCGAAGCGTAGAGAGCTACCCAGACGATGTCGACGAAATGCCAGTAGTAGGCGACGGCCTGGAACGCGGGAACCTCGCCCGGGTCGCCGCGGGGGCCGATCATGCGCCCCAGGAGAGCGACCATCGCCAGCAGGCCCAGGGTGACGTGGAGTGCGTGCAGGCCCGTCATCATGAAGAACATCGACCCGTAGGCGTTGGTCTTGGGAGTGAAGTCGACCGTCAGCCACTCGTACAGCTGGTTGGCGACGAACGCCGCCCCCAGCAGGAAGCTCATGATCGTCCAGAAGCGGGCCGAGCTCCGGAGGAACTTCTCCTCCTGCCACACCGCGTGCTGCATGGTCACGCTGGACATGACCAGGATGAAGGTGAAGATGCCCGCCCGGATGGGATCGACGTGGGTCGCCGTGGGCGGCCAGGGGTTCCCGTCGTGGGCGCGGATGGTGAAGTAGGACGCGAACAGCCCGCTGAAGAACATGAGCTCGGAGGCCAGCCAGATGAT
Proteins encoded:
- a CDS encoding cytochrome c oxidase subunit 3; translation: MTQAIPVEGTPGFGPAHAKRPSMVGVGTIIWLASELMFFSGLFASYFTIRAHDGNPWPPTATHVDPIRAGIFTFILVMSSVTMQHAVWQEEKFLRSSARFWTIMSFLLGAAFVANQLYEWLTVDFTPKTNAYGSMFFMMTGLHALHVTLGLLAMVALLGRMIGPRGDPGEVPAFQAVAYYWHFVDIVWVALYASLFLLH